A stretch of Triticum aestivum cultivar Chinese Spring chromosome 1D, IWGSC CS RefSeq v2.1, whole genome shotgun sequence DNA encodes these proteins:
- the LOC123166558 gene encoding MAPK kinase substrate protein At1g80180-like, producing MSELQRSSQTFRGSGSSGLIWEERFMPKDQNQRNQGAAGEAEVNSLELKELRHSRSNGSRGGVQRRCSDGAERGGMPSDINQAFRTRHVPPALDPPSPKFALHVLWNF from the coding sequence ATGTCAGAGCTGCAGAGATCTTCCCAAACATTTAGGGGGTCTGGTTCATCTGGTCTGATCTGGGAGGAGAGGTTTATGCCTAAAGACCAGAACCAGAGGAATCAAGGGGCAGCTGGGGAGGCAGAGGTCAACAGCTTAGAACTCAAGGAGCTAAGGCACTCCCGTAGCAACGGGTCCAGGGGAGGTGTGCAGCGTAGGTGCAGTGACGGTGCAGAGCGCGGTGGCATGCCCAGCGACATCAACCAGGCCTTTCGTACTCGGCATGTTCCGCCAGCTCTTGATCCACCTTCACCCAAGTTTGCTCTGCATGTTCTGTGGAATTTTTAG
- the LOC123166567 gene encoding zinc finger CCCH domain-containing protein 34-like: MVSAAAEEGEDPRWRRSNTDCVFFLVSRVSCTKGSKCEYRHCEGARFNPRNCWYWFHGSCVNPSCTFRHPPMENFNRTKSLTVPPSSDGSISVKTANPCYFYYSSGCKKGDNCPFLHEPTPNTESAISSEATTFNPIVNENSAGDEMVEASKDAHTSPCQDTLYHIKKCHSKEVPESIYLEFDGPISVTPETSIDTGEYIKCFTHSDQSSEYSTMEDAEQDGSRDSSPGFDVLVDDGLSNKNDLEKQLAQKRDAQVLHAKYDIGDPVCYDRDYYDSWYYGQAFCSFDDQHGSLSHPEGVQDPDVETTLGYIPHNTRKLSRPSSDEYDRMFFNSSFIGSAADDVFPRQHTETRHTSKRRPEKRKGAKSRKGRTKRRRGLGPVSGFQGIESRSTHYRQEFLMEECPQSVACATFRGQKKKRRGKQHNVISARSSEHPTTDFTGPKTLAQIKEENCVSKSRFSHSAARMPHGGSFSNDFEGPKSLTELLKAKDRVSISQRT; the protein is encoded by the exons cttcttcctcgtctcccgcGTCAGCTGCACCAAG GGGTCCAAGTGCGAGTACCGCCACTGCGAGGGCGCCCGGTTCAACCCCAGGAACTGCTGGTACTGGTTCCACGGCAGCTGCGTCAACCCAAGCTGCACCTTTCGCCACCCT CCAATGGAAAATTTCAACAGAACCAAGTCCTTGACAGTCCCACCCTCATCAGATGGTTCTATTTCTGTCAAGACAGCCAATCCTTGTTATTTCTACTATAGCTCTGGCTGCAAAAAAGGTGACAATTGCCCCTTCCTACATGAGCCAACCCCTAACACTGAATCAGCGATTTCTTCTGAGGCTACTACTTTCAATCCTATTGTCAATGAAAATTCCGCTGGAGATGAGATGGTTGAGGCATCGAAGGATGCTCACACAAGTCCTTGTCAGGACACCTTGTACCATATAAAGAAATGCCACTCAAAAGAAGTTCCTGAGTCAATATATCTCGAATTTGATGGTCCTATTTCGGTCACGCCTGAAACATCGATTGACACTGGTGAATACATAAAGTGTTTCACCCACTCAGATCAGAGCTCAGAATATTCAACAATGGAGGACGCAGAGCAAGATGGAAGTCGTGATTCCTCCCCTGGATTCGATGTGCTCGTTGATGATGGGCTCTCTAACAAGAATGACCTTGAGAAACAATTGGCACAGAAAAGAGATGCTCAGGTGCTTCATGCGAAATATGATATTGGAGATCCAGTCTGTTATGATCGGGATTATTATGATTCATGGTACTATGGGCAAGCATTTTGTAGCTTTGATGATCAGCATGGTTCTCTTAGTCATCCTGAAGGAGTTCAAGACCCTGATGTTGAGACCACTTTGGGATACATACCACACAATACAAGAAAGCTTTCAAGGCCAAGTTCTGATGAGTATGATAGAATGTTCTTCAATTCCAGCTTCATCGGCTCAGCAGCAGATGATGTGTTTCCTCGTCAGCATACTGAGACAAGACACACTTCAAAGAGAAGACCTGAGAAGAGAAAAGGTGCCAAGAGCAGGAAGGGTCGCACTAAGAGGCGTCGGGGTCTTGGACCCGTGAGTGGTTTCCAAGGCATTGAATCAAGATCCACTCATTACAGGCAAGAGTTCTTGATGGAGGAGTGTCCTCAGTCTGTTGCCTGTGCTACCTTCAGGGGGCAGAAGAAGAAACGTAGAGGAAAACAGCACAATGTAATTTCTGCTAGATCTTCTGAACATCCTACCACAGATTTTACTGGGCCAAAGACCCTAGCTCAGATAAAAGAAGAGAATTGTGTATCTAAGTCACGCTTTAGCCACTCTGCTGCTCGCATGCCTCATGGGGGTTCTTTCTCAAATGATTTTGAAGGCCCAAAATCTCTGACTGAGCTTCTCAAGGCTAAGGATAGGGTTTCAATTAGCCAGCGCACCTAG